In Wolbachia endosymbiont of Aedes albopictus, one DNA window encodes the following:
- a CDS encoding invasion associated locus B family protein has translation MRSFFIFLIFFSIGAFASVSDVQLKEKYKDWLVYTASEDGEKVCYIVSYPKTKSEHYTTNRKPYVMVSYVDKKADEVSVTSGFQYDKEPVALNIDKKIKYTLPIIQGSFAWAEHTKIDQDLILKMKQGLSMVVNGKTKTVTIDDTYSLLGFQKAYQKMHDLCHIK, from the coding sequence ATGCGTAGTTTTTTTATATTTCTAATATTTTTTTCGATAGGCGCTTTTGCATCGGTTAGTGATGTACAATTGAAGGAAAAATACAAAGACTGGCTTGTATATACTGCATCAGAAGATGGAGAGAAAGTGTGTTACATTGTATCTTACCCTAAAACAAAAAGCGAGCATTATACAACCAATCGCAAGCCGTATGTAATGGTCAGTTATGTTGATAAAAAAGCAGATGAGGTAAGCGTTACCTCTGGTTTTCAGTATGATAAGGAGCCTGTAGCTCTCAATATCGACAAAAAAATTAAATATACACTGCCTATAATACAGGGAAGTTTTGCGTGGGCAGAGCATACAAAAATAGATCAAGATCTCATTCTAAAAATGAAGCAGGGATTATCAATGGTAGTTAATGGAAAAACAAAAACAGTGACCATTGATGATACTTATTCCCTACTTGGCTTTCAAAAAGCGTATCAAAAAATGCATGATTTATGCCATATAAAGTAA